CGACGCGATAAAAACGCTCGAACAATCGAGGCAAATGCTCGCTGGCAATCGGCGACCCGGGGTTGGCCACGCCGATGCTCACCTGGTGCTCCTCGACCTCGATCCGCACCTCAATCACCTGCCCGGGCCCGGTGTGTTGCACCGCGTTACTCAGCAAATTGATCAGCGCCCGGCGCAGATGCGCAATCTCGATCCGCACCTGCGCATCTCCACTGACCTGCACCTGAACCTGCGCATCCTCAAGAATGAAATCCAGGTATTCCAGAGTCGTGGCCACTTCGTCGGCCAGCGAGGTGGAAGTCAGTTTGGTCGCCTTGCTGCCCTGATCCGCGCTGGCAAGAAATAGCATGTCATTGATGATCGAACGCAGCCGTTCCAGCTCTTCGAGGTTCGATTGCAGCACTTCGAAGTAGTGTTCCGCCGAGCGTCCACGGGTCAGCGCGACCTGGGTCTGGCCGATCAGGTTGGTCAGCGGCGAGCGCAGTTCGTGGGCGACGTCGGCGTTGAACGACTCAAGCCGCGAATAGGCCTGCTCGACCCGCTCCAGTGTGGAGTTGAACGAATTGACGAACTGATTGAGCTCCGGCGGCAGCGGCGATAAGCGCAAACGCCCGGAACGCAACGGCGGTGCCAGGCGTTGGGCTTCCTGCGACAACTTGATCAAGGGTTTGAGGCCAATTCGCGCCACCCAATAACCCAGCGCCGAGGCCAGCAACACGCCAATAATTGCCAGGCTGATCAGCGCGATCAGCAGATGATGCTGGGTCTGGAAAAACGTCTCGGTGTCGATACCGATCATGAAACGCAGCGGCGGCCGTTGATCCTTGGCCGGGAACTGGCTGACCAGCACTTTCAGCGGATAAGGCTGGTCCGGCAACGTCATGTCGCGCATCCCCAGGGGCCCTTCGGCAAAGGCGCGGATCTGCGGTGTCAGGTTGCCGTATTCGTAATGAGGGTCGCCGCTGATGATCCAGAAACTGATGCGCTTGTCTTCTTCGCCGAGCAACTTGAGCTTGTTGTTGATCTTCACCCAATGCTCCGGCGTGCCATATCGCCCGACGGTGGATTCGAGCACGCTGTAACGCGCGTCCAGCTCCGCCTCGGGCAGCAAACCCAGGCCTTTGTCGACCTGCTGGTACAAGGCCCAGCCGATCAACAGGAACACCAGCAGCGCCACCAGCGTGAACATCCCGCTCAGGCGCAGGGCAATCGAATTACTGGACACCGCGGCTCTCCAGCACATAACCCATGCCCCGGATCGTGTGCAGCAGTTTTTCGTCGAACGGCCCGTCGAGCTTGGCCCGCAGGCGTTTGATCGCGACTTCTACGACGTTCGCGTCGCTGTCGAAATTGATGTCCCAGACCATCTCGGCAATCGCCGTTTTCGAGAGGATTTCACCTTGCCGACGGGCCAAAACGCTGAGCAGCGAGAACTCCTTGGCGGTCAGGTCCAGGCGGGTGCCGGCGCGGGTGGCCTTGCGGCTGATCAAATCGATCCACAGGTCGGCGATGCTCACTTGCACGGGTTCGTGGCCGCCGCTGCGCCGGGTCAGCGCTTGCAGGCGCGCCACCAGTTCGAGGAAGGAAAACGGCTTGCCGAGGTAATCGTCGGCCCCGTCGCGCAAGCCTTTGATGCGGTCTTCGACCCGCTCGCGGGCGGTGAGCATGATCACCGGGGTTTGCTTGCGCGCACGCAGCGCGCGCAATACGCCGAAGCCGTCGAGGCCCGGCAGCATGACGTCGAGGACGATCACCGCGTAGTCGCTTTCCAGCGCCAGGTGCAGGCCTTCGACGCCGTCGCGCGCCAAGTCCACGGTGTAACCCTGTTCCGTCAGGCCGCGGTGCAGATAGTCCGCGGTTTTTTCTTCGTCTTCGATAATCAGAACGCGCATGACCCCGCCTCAGTCTGTGGTTGCCAGCGCCGGCATCGGTGCGGGTTTGGGCTTATGGAAAAGCCGCTCAAGCCACAAGTATATGACCGGAGTGGTAAACAGCGTCAGCGCCTGGCTCACCAGCAAGCCGCCGACCACCGCGATGCCCAATGGCTGGCGCAGTTCGGCGCCGGTGCCGTAGCCGAGCATCAACGGCAGGGCGCCGAGCAGGGCGGCGAGGGTGGTCATGATGATCGGCCGGAACCGCGTGATACAGGCCTGGTAAATCGCCTCTTCCGGCGGCAAGCCACGATTGCGCTGGGCATCGAGAGCGAAGTCGATCATCAGGATGCCGTTTTTCTTGACGATGCCGATCAGCAACACCAGCCCGATCAGCGCCATGATCGAAAAGTCCTGGCCGCAGATCCACAGCATTATCACGGCGCCAAGCCCCGCCGATGGCAGCGTTGAAATAATGGTCAACGGATGGACGAAGCTCTCGTAGAGCACGCCGAGAATGATATACACCGCCACCAGCGCCGCCAGGATCAACCACGGCTGGCTGGCCAGCGAACTCTGGAACGCTTGCGCCGCGCCCTGGAAGTTGCCGCTCATGGCGGCCGGCATGCCGATGTCGGCCTTGGCCTGATTGAGCATGATCACCGCATCGCCCAACGCCACGCCGGGCGCCAGGTTGAACGACAAGTTGGCGGCCGGGAACATGCCGTCGTGAGCAATAGACAACGGGCCAACCGTTGGCGCATCGAATGTCGCCAGGGCCGACAACGGCACCATTTCCCCGCTCAGCGGCGAGCGCAGGTAGAAATAATTGAGGCTTGCGGCCTTGCCGCGTTGCTGGGTGTCCAGTTCCAGGATCACGTTGTACTGGTTGATCTGGGTCTGGAATTCATTGATCTGCCGTTGGCCGAACGCATCGTACAGCGCTTCATCGACATCACTGGCGGTCAGGCCGAAACGCGCGGCGGCGCTGCGGTCAATGCTGATGTGGGTGATGCTGCCGCCCAGTTGCAGGTCGTTGGAAATGTCGCGGAACGCCGGGTTGGCGCGCAGTTTTTCGGTCAGGCGTTGGGTCCAGGTGCTGAGCGTTGCGCCGTCGTTGCTCTTGAGCACGTATTGATACTGGGCGCGACTCGGGCCGGAGCTGAGGTTGATGTCCTGGCCGGCGCGCAGATAGAGCACGATGCCCGGGACTTTCATCAGTTTCGGACGGATCCGGTCGATGAACTGGCTGGCCGAGACGTCGCGGTCGCCGCGTTTTTTCAGGGAAATCCAGAAGCGGCCATTGGCGATGGTCTGGTTACTGCCCGAGACCCCGACCGAGTGGGAAAACGCCGCAACCGCTGGGTCTGCGGCGACGATTTCGGCCATCGCCAGGTGTTTTTTCACCATGTCGCCGTAGGAAATATCGGCGGCGGCTTCGGTGGTGCCGAGGACAAAACCGGTGTCCTGCACCGGGAAGAACCCCTTGGGAATAAAGATGTAACCGGCCACCGCCAGGCCCAGTGACAGAAAGAAAACCCCGATCATCAGTCTCTGGTGGGCGAGGGCACGGCGCAGCAGTTTTTCATAACCTGTCAGCAAGCGTTCGCCAAACGTGGGTTTGCTGTGGGCGTGATGCACCGGGGCGCGCATGAACAGCGCGGCCAGGGTCGGCGCCAGCGTCAGCGACACCACCACCGAAATCATGATGGTCGAAGTCGCGGTCAGGGCGAATTCCTTGAACAGCCGCCCGACCACGCCACCCATGAACAGCAACGGAATGAACGCCGCCACCAGCGAGAAGCTGATCGAAACCACGGTAAAACCGATCTCGCCGGCACCCTTGATCGCCGCCTCGCGCATGCCGTCGCCGGCTTCCAGGTGGCGGTGAATGTTCTCCACCACCACAATCGCATCGTCGACCACAAACCCCACGGCCACCACGATTGCCACCAGCGTCAGGTTGTTCAGGCTGAAACCCATGATGTACATCAGGGCGAAACTGGCGACCAGCGACACGCCCAGTACGGCGGACACAATCAGGGTCGCCGACCATTGGCGCAGGAACAGCGCCATCACCGCCACCACCAGCATGATCGCGATCAGCAGGGTAATTTCCACTTCATGCAGGGAGGCGCGGATGGTCTGGGTGCGGTCGACCAGCACCTTGACCTGCACCGAGGCCGGCAGCATGGCTTCGAGGCCGGGCAGGGCGGCCTGGATGCGATCAACGGTTTCGACGATGTTGGCGCCCGGCTGCCGGGAAATCACCAGGTTCACCCCGGGTTGATCACCGGCCCACGCCTGAACGTAGGCATTTTCCGAACCGTTGACGACTTTAGCGACATCCTTGAGGTGAACCGGGGCACCGTCCTTGTAGGAAACGATGAGCTGGTTGTATTCCTCGGGGTGGAACAATTGGTCGTTGGTCGACAGTGTCGAGATACTCGACTCACCGTACAACGCACCTTTGGCCAGGTTGAGGCTGGTTTGCTGGATCGCCAGCCGAATGTCCGCCAGGGTCAGGCCGATGGCCGCGAGTTTGTCGGCCGAGACTTGAACACGGATTGCCGGACGTTGCTGGCCGGTGATGTTGATTTGGCCTACGCCGTCGATCTGACTGATCTGACGCGAGAGCAGGGTTTCCACCAAGTCACTGAGTTCGGTGCCGGGCATCAAGGTTGAGTTGATGCTGAGAATCAGCACCGGGCTGTCGGCCGGGTTGACCTTGCGCCACGTCGGCAGGTTCGGCATGTCCTTGGGCAGCTTGCCGGCGGCGGTGTTGATTGCGGCCTGCACTTCCTGGGCGGCGGTGTCGATGCTTTTGTCGAGGGTGAATTGCAGGGTCAGGTTGGTCGAGCCCAAGGCGCTGCTCGAGGTCATCTGGGTCACGCCGGGGATGGCGCTGAACTGCACTTCAAGCGGCGTGGCCACCGACGACGCCATGGTTTCGGGGCTGGCGCCGGGCAATTGTGCGGCGACTTGAATGGTCGGGAATTCGGCTTCCGGCAGCGGCGCAATCGGCAGGCGCGGGAAGGCGATGACGCCGAGCAACACCAGGGCAAAGGTCAGCAGGATCGTCGCCACCGGATGATCGATGCACCAGGCTGAGACAGAACCGTGGCCCTTCATGGCTTCGACTCCGATTGCACCACTTGCGGCGGCTCGGTCATTACCTGCACGGTCGAGCCGGGTTTGAGCCGCGACTGGCCGTCGCTGACCAGCACGTCACCCGGTTTTACGCCTTTGATGATGTCCTGGCCGCTGCCTTGGTAGACCATTTGTACGGTGACGGTTTCGACCTTGTCGCCGTTGACGCGGTACACGAAATGTTGATCGAGGCCACGCTGTACGACAGTGGGCGGGACCACCAGCGCATCTTTATCCAGGGCTGTCTGAATTTTTACCGTCACCAGCAGGCCAGGCCAGAGCTTCTGCCCGGGATTGGTGAATTCCGCCTTGGCGCGGATGGTCCCGGTGTTGGCGTTGATCTGGTTGTCGATCAGGGTCAGGTGGCCTTCGCCCAGCAGGTTGCCGGTTTCGCCGTCGGTGTCGGCGCCGATATAGGCCTTCACTTGTGCGCGCTCGGGGTCGCCGATCAGGCCTTGCAGGGTAGGCAGCATTTGTTGCGGCAGGGAAAACTCGACGGCGATCGGGTCAATCTGGGTCACGGTGAACAGGCCCAGGGTGTCGGTCATGCGCAGGAAGTTGCCTTCGTCCACCGTGCGAATACCGACGCGGCCGGTGACCGGGGAGCGAATCTGGGTGTAGGAAAGCTGCACCTGAGCGGCGTCGATTGACGCTTGATTGCCTTGGGCGGTGGCTTTGAGCTGGTTGACCAGGGCTTGTTGCTGGTCGTAGGTCTGCTTGGATACGCCGTCATCGACGCTGAGCAGTTTGTAGCGCTTGAGGTTGACCAGCGCGACTTGCAGTTGCGCCTGGCTTTCGCCGAGTTGTGCCCGAGCCTGGTCGAGGCTGGCGCGGATCGAGCGGTCGTCGATGGTGGCGAGCAGGTCGCCTTGTTTCACCAATTGGCCTTCTTTGACCAGGATTTTGGTGAGGATGCCGTCGATTTGCGGGCGGACTACGACGCTGTGCAGGGACAGGACCGAGCCGATGCCGGTGACGTAGCGGGGGACGTCTTTTTCGGTGACGCTGATGACTCGAACCGGGATCGCTGTGGGCGCGGCGAGTTTGGCGGTGGCGGGTTTGGTGGCGTACCACGCGCCACTCGCTGCCAGGGCGATCAGCAGGCCTGCGATCAAGGCGGTTTTTTTCTGGGTTCGCATGCGAGTGGGGGCGCCGGGCTAGGTGGTCGGGAGTCGGGTCGGGTTTATACCTTCCTTTATAAACCTGTTCGGCGGTCAGGAAGGTGACTGCTAACTGACGGCGCTGTCAGTTTGGGCTTGGCGGCCTGGTAGCCGACCATGCTCCTGTTGATGGTGTACATATCCATTCCTGCGGTAACGGCTGCTGGCGGTTTCGCTCTTACAGCGAGTCCCTTTTGCAAACGCCCAAAAGGAACCAAAACGCTTCGCCCCAGCGTCCGGCCCCTCGCCTGGGCTCGGCGTTCCTTCGCTCCGGCATTCATCTGGGGGCATCGCCTCCGGTCGGCTTCGCTTCGACCTCCTCTCGATGTGTGCGGCTTCGCCGCACGGCGCTACGCGCCCACCCCCAGATGAACGCCTCCACTCAGCCTCCCGAAGGGGCGGGCAGATCAAGATCAAAAGCAGGCGAGCTAACGCTCGGCCTAATGAGTGGTGAAAAGCGAAGCGTGTACACCGAACCCCTTGTAGGAGCGAGGCTTGCCCGCGAAGGCGGCCTGCCAGCCGACCAATTTCTTGCAGACGTGCATCGTTCCACTGTAGGAGCGAGGCTTGCCCGCGAAGGCGGCCTGCCAGCCGACCAATATTTTGCAGGTACTCCCATTCCACTGTAGGAGCGAGGCTTGCCCGCGAAGGCGGCCTAACAGCCGACCAATCACTTGCAGATGTAGATCATTCCCTGTGGGAGCTGGCCTGCCAGCGAAGGCGGCCTGCCAGCCGACCAATTTCTTGCGGACGTGCATCGTTCCACTGTAGGAGCGAGGCTTGCCCGCGAAGGCGGCCTGCCAGCCGACCAATTTCTTGCAGACGTGCATCGTTCCACTGTAGGAGCGAGGCTTGCCCGCGAAGGCGACCTGCCAGCCGACCAATTTCTTGCAGACGTGCATCGTTCCACTGTAGGAGTGAGCCTGCTCGCGATAGCGGTCTGCCAGCCGACCATTTTCTCTCTACTGCCCCCGATTGATCGTTCCCTACGCCCCGCGTGGGAATGCCGCCCGGGACGGTCCGCGATCCATTTTTGTGTGTTGAAAGATGTGTAAAAAACACAGCGTTTTCCCACGCATTTTTCAGGTTGCCGGGTAGGAAGCGTGTTCTCTAACCTTTGGCTGTCGCTGAAAACTCAGCGACCGGGAGTGAGATTCCGGCTGAACAATTGGAAACCAGCGCAAGGCCCCCCATAATTGCCGCCAGCTTATCCGCTGCCTGCAAGTTTTTTATGGCGGCTGTGTGCGGGCAGACTTCGGTCTGGCCGGGTTCCTTTTGCCGGTAATCTCACACCGCACATAGCTGCCACCTCTGCTCCGAGTGAGATCGGAAATTGATGGCTCCAACATCAAAAGGAAATTTGCATGGATAAGTTAATCCCCGATCCACCCATCAACACCACCACACCCCGCGACGAAACCACCCAGGCCGAATCGCTCATCAAAGACCACGAAGCCATGAAGCGCGCGCTCGATTACTACCTTGATCCCCCCGAGCGCTACATCGAAAAACCGCGCCGGCCGAGCACGATGTTTGTGGTCGATCCTGATGTTGATTCTGAAAGTCTGTTGGCCCATGCCTGTGAATCTTTGGCATCAGCGAGTGTGATGAGCAGTGATTTTGCGACGAGTTTGGAGGGGCCGCAGCGGCATACGCTGATGGCGATTCAGCAGGTCATCATGCTGGCGGAGTTGGCGGTGAATCGGGTGTTGGATAGGGTTGAGGTTCCCCGGTAGATAGCGTTCGGTCTGATTGACCGCGTGATCGTTCTTCGCGGGCAAGCCTCGCTCCCACAGGTGCGGGGGTTGCTCGCGATTGGCACAAAACCCGACGGACTCGCTTGCGGCGTGAAGCTTGCGGCTCTGGACACAGGTATACTGCCGCTCTTTCGCGGCTCGCTGACCGGGCCCGACTTTTTGCATCACCCCGGAGCTTTCATGACTTCCCCGACACAACCGCCGGTTGCCGACGCTTTGAGCGACGACCCGGCAGACCTGCCAGACAGCGTCGACTCCAGCGCAGACAGCGAAACCAAAGCCGCGATCCCGGCGTTCAAGTTCCCGTTCAAACCGGGTGATTTGGCCGCTGCGAAGAATGCCAGCCAGCCTTGGTACAAGAATGGCGCGAAGAATGGCCATACCAAGACGCCAGGGGCTGCGCCTCCAGGGACTCGTCGGTCGATGGGTAAGCGCTGAGTTTCAAACGCTGCAGTGCCTGATCAATCGCCTTCGCGAGCAGGCTCGCTCCCACAGTAGATCTCAACAGGACACAGATTTTGTGTACGACGCAGATCAATGGTGGGAGCGAGCCTGCTCGCGAAGGGGCCATAACAGGTTGAACAGCCCTGGAATCAAGCCACCCGCAACGAAATAAACGCATAGTTCACCGGCACTTCCGTCGCCACCATCGCCCCGGCCGCCTGCACTTGCACGGCGATATCTTCCCCTGACACATGAAACTGCCAATCACTGCCTGAGCCCGCCAGCGGCTGCGCGGCAACCTGGTCGATGACCGCGGCAAACGCCTTCATATCCGGCAGATAAGCCGTAAATCCATCCCCCTTCAACGCTGTCGTCCGAATCCCCAGCAGCCCGCAAATCGCATCCTTGGTCTGAATGTCATCGCGATCCGCCTGACGCGAACGCTGGATCAATCCCGCGAGTTCCTGATCCACCAACTTACCCCCGATGATCAAGTCCGGCCCCTGTTCCCACGATTCGGGCGGGCATTCTTTCACTGCGGTGTTCAGCGCAATGTGCGGATTGATTTCCATCGGGTAGATGCGGCACACCAGCGGGCGGCGTTCGTAGATTCGGCAGAGGTTGTCTTCGTCAAGATTCCGGCAGGGACCGACGTTGTAGGCGGCAAAAGTGATCGCCACGTAAGCCTCGGACGTGCCGCTTCGAACCACTGCTGAGCGACGTTCGGCGTGTTCGCGTTGCTGCACGGGAAGGCCCAGGCCGTTGCCGAGGAAACCTTCCACCAACACGATCACCTGACCGCCGTCGGCCGCCCACATGCGGGCTTCGGCCAGGGTCAGGGGCACGTGGTGGTCGTTGCAGCATTTGCCGCAACCTACGCAGGAAAATGTCGTATTCATTGAGCGGCCGGTCGCTTCCGAGGGCATGGAACGGCGCCAGAAAGACACCGCGAAGGCTCGGGTCGAAGCAAGTTATGCGCCAGTCACTGGGTTTTGGCGGTGGGGCGGATGGAGTCCCATTCGGTCACGTAGGCGGTTTTGCTCTTTTTGTTGTAGAGGCACAGTTCGGTGCCTTGCTGGCCTTTCATGTGTTTTTGCGGGTATTGGCCTTGCATCAGGAGCGCGGTGTAGTCGACCCGGTCGTCGAACTGCGCGGCGGTGCCGACGGGTTTGGCGTTTTTCAGGCCGCTGGCTTTGGTGCAGCTGGCGAGCACGGCTTTGTCGTAGGCGGCCCAGGCGTCGGGACTGGAGGCGTGGGCTTGGGGGGCGAGGGCGGTAAGGCAGAGCAAGGTCAGGGTGGCGGTTTTCATGGGTCAGGCATCCTTGGGCATTGAGTTGGCCGAGGGGGGGAGTATGCCTGATGGTATTGGGTTGAATGTGTCGGCCCCATCGCGAGCAGGCTCGCTCCCACAGTAGATCTTCACCAGACACCGATGTTGTGTACGACAAAAAACATTGTGGGAGCGAGCTTGCTCGCGATGGCGGTGTATCAGACTGGGACCAATTCTCGGCGGACTACATACATTCCGGCGCTTTCATACAGCCGCTGCGCCCGAAGGTTGTCTTCCAGTACTTTCAAATCCACATAACCTTCCCGGCGGGCCTGAAACACCTGGAACGCGTGGAGCAGTAATGCGCGGCCAAGCCCGCGTCGCTGTGCCCGTGGGTGCACCATCAACTTCTTGATGTAGGCGCTGGTCCAGCACTGCGCCACGCCGACGATCCCTTCGGCATCTTGAGCGATGAAGCAGAGCGTGGGGTCGTATTCAGGATCGGTTTCAAAACGTCGCTGCCAGATCGCCAATTCCGGCACACGACCACCGCCTTCCAGGTGACCCAGTTCCATCACGTGATGGACGGCTTGGGCGACTTCGGGACGGTACTCGATCAATTCAATGCCGACCGGCCACGTGATTGCGGGCACCGTCTCGGCAAGGTTGCGCCGCATCAGCAAGCAAAAGCGTTCGGTCATGACTCAGTGACCTTGTTCGGCGACGGCCTTCGCCGCTTCGATCAGGCACCGGGTCAGTTCTGGTGAGGAAAACTTGGTCAGCACCGCGTTGGCCCCGGCCAGACGCGCTTTCTCACTGTTCATCGCGCTGTCCAGCGATGTGTGCAGCAACACATAAAGGTGCGAGAAGTCCGGCGTCTCGCGCAGGGTGCGGGTGAAGGCGTAGCCGTCCATCTCCGACATTTCGATGTCCGAGACGATCAGGTTGATCTGCTGCGCCGTGCCTTGCAGGTCCAGCAGGCAGTCGATGGCTTCCTTGGCGCTGCGGGCGGTGTGGCATTGCAGGCCGAGGTTGCGCAAGGTGTGAACCGATTGCTGCAGCGCGACCTGGCTGTCGTCGACCACCAGGATCCGAGCGTTACCCAGCACTTCGGCGTCTTCCATGCTCAGTTCGGTCGGGGCCATTTCGATCTGCGCCGGGGCGATGCCGTGGATGACCTTTTCGATGTCCAGCACTTGCACCAGGGTGCCGTCGACCGAGGTCACGCCGGTGATGTATGAGCGCACACCGCCGGAGCCGAAGGGCGGCGGGCGGATGTCGGTGGTCAGGCAGTGGACGATCTTGCTCACGGCCTGAACGTGCAGGCCCTGTTTGGAGCGGCTGACGTCGGTGACGATCAGGCAGCCACCATTCGGGTCTTCCAGTGGCCGCTCGCCGATGGCGCGGCTGAGGTCGATCACCGACAACGAGGCGCCGCGCAGGGTGGCAATGCCTTTGACGTGTGGGTGCGACTCCGGCAGCTTGGTCAGCGGCGGGCAGGGGATGATTTCGCTGACTTTCAGCAGGTTGATTGCCATCAGCTTGCCGCTGCGCAAGGTAAACAGCAGAAGCGAAAGTGAGTCTGCGCGGGCTTTGGTGGTGGACATAAAAACCTTCTGTGGAAAAAGGTGATGGGCGAGTAAAAAGTCGCCAAAAACTATTGATGCCGGGTTATCGACTTGTTGGGGGCAGGCTTTAGGCTAAATACCCATTCCCGGCCCAACGGCGAACCCTGTGGCGAGGGAGCTTGCTCCCGCTGGAGTGCGAAGCACTCCCGATCAGGTGATGTGTGTTATCAGAATATCCGCATTTTCAGGTTTTGCGGCTGCTTCGCAGCCGAGCGGGAGCAAGCTCCCTCGCCACAGTGGGGGGGTTATTTCATCCCTAGGCGCTTGGCCATCCGCCCGAGGTTCGCCCGATCCAGGCCCAACTCGCGCGCCGCGCTTGCCCAGTTGTCGTGGTGCCGTTCCAGGCAAGCGCTGATCAATTGGCGCTGATAATTTTCGGTAGCCTCTCGCAAATCCCCCGACACCAATGCCATCGGGGCCGCCGCCGGTTGCTCGGCGACCACTTCGATGCTGCCATTGGGCAAATCCAGATCCGCCGCACTCAAACTCAGAATCTTCGGCCGTACCTTGCAGTTACCCAGCGCTTTCAAGGCACTGCGACCAATCAAGTGCTCCAGCTCCCGCACATTCCCCGGCCAGTCGTATGCCAGCAATGCCACTTGCGCGTCGCTGTTCAGGCGCAGGCTGTTAAGGCCCATCCGCGAGCGGTTCTGTTCCAGGAAATAACCGCTGAGCAGCAACACATCGCGCCCGCGATCGCGCAGGGCCGGTACCAGCAGCGGGTATACGCTCAAGCGGTGATAGAAGTCGGCACGGTAGCGGCCGCTGCGCACTTCTTCGGCCAGGTCGCGGTTAGTCGCTGCGATCAGGCGCACGTCCACCTGATGTTCTTTATCCGACCCCAGGCGCTGCAATTGACCGCTTTGCAGCACCCGCAACAACTTGGCCTGCACGGTCAGGGACAGTTCACCGACTTCATCAAGAAACAGCGTGCCGCCATTGGCCAGTTCGAACTTGCCGCGTCGATCGCTGGTGGCGCCGGTGAAGGCGCCGCGCACATGGCCGAACAATTCGCTCTCCACCAGGGTGTCTGGCAGGGCGGCG
This region of Pseudomonas mandelii genomic DNA includes:
- the norR gene encoding nitric oxide reductase transcriptional regulator NorR, with amino-acid sequence MTAKSLLTALLPLVSDLSRELPEGERYRRLLEAMRALLPCDAAALLRLDGEWLVPLAVDGLSTDTLGRRFKVSEHPRFEALLSSHGPTRFAADSDLPDPYDGLVDGLDEHLEVHDCMGCPLFIDERPWGLLTLDALDPEKFEPIELDALQAFASLAAATVNAAERIERLANRAEDEHQRAEVYRQASGQQNREMIGQSKTHKRLVEEISLVGGSDLTVLITGETGVGKELVAQAIHAASPRADKPIISLNCAALPDTLVESELFGHVRGAFTGATSDRRGKFELANGGTLFLDEVGELSLTVQAKLLRVLQSGQLQRLGSDKEHQVDVRLIAATNRDLAEEVRSGRYRADFYHRLSVYPLLVPALRDRGRDVLLLSGYFLEQNRSRMGLNSLRLNSDAQVALLAYDWPGNVRELEHLIGRSALKALGNCKVRPKILSLSAADLDLPNGSIEVVAEQPAAAPMALVSGDLREATENYQRQLISACLERHHDNWASAARELGLDRANLGRMAKRLGMK